Proteins encoded together in one Elusimicrobiota bacterium window:
- a CDS encoding BamA/TamA family outer membrane protein, with amino-acid sequence MRDRFLFPPLRWGARCIAGVCLVVLAGPATASEPTFEGYRIENIYIMRRQIFDTSVPSENKLLYRTINRLHVLTKESAVYHQLLFKKGEAFNPIIAKETERALRRILRLRDIRVRPVPVGPDTVDVIIETQDTWTTEPFVGASGSGNDKKYVIGIRERNLSGYGKSVGFIYKREPDLVTRSFSYDDPALWGTPLRLSGNYADTAEGSSRSLALEKPFSASVTPFGFKTLGSYEKSDSLLYEKGSEVARFTREERELGGHFKFSRGSTALRVRRLGFGYRFLHRELFDGENANRLSDDSVYHLFGPHFEWQKMAFVTENHIRLYSREEDFNLGPALEGNVGISQSRWSRGAQNATFIQTQFSQGHLWRPGQFCLATILGKARYEQGWKDTDTRFDLEYYNRIRPWSTWAGRVSWEQILNPDSDSQLLLGGDSGLRGYPLNQFAGNRLLVANIENRLFVVDEVFKLFGIGAVAFADVGYAWPRGTAPVVGDLRADYGAGLRFHLSRASLGQVIRLDVAWPTRSTEGSRSPVYTFGTGQVF; translated from the coding sequence ATGCGGGACCGATTCCTTTTCCCACCCCTTCGATGGGGCGCACGGTGTATCGCGGGGGTGTGCCTTGTTGTTCTGGCGGGGCCGGCCACCGCCAGCGAACCGACCTTCGAGGGCTATCGGATCGAAAACATTTACATCATGCGCCGTCAAATTTTCGACACCTCCGTACCGTCGGAAAACAAACTCTTGTATCGCACCATCAATCGCCTTCACGTGCTGACCAAGGAAAGCGCGGTTTACCATCAGTTGCTGTTTAAGAAAGGGGAAGCATTCAACCCCATCATTGCCAAAGAAACGGAACGGGCGCTTCGACGCATTCTTCGCCTGCGGGATATTCGCGTTCGTCCCGTTCCCGTGGGCCCCGACACCGTCGACGTGATCATTGAAACCCAAGACACCTGGACCACAGAGCCCTTCGTGGGCGCCTCCGGTTCAGGAAACGATAAGAAGTATGTTATCGGGATCCGCGAACGTAATCTCTCGGGGTATGGAAAATCTGTTGGATTTATCTACAAGAGAGAGCCTGATCTGGTGACCCGATCCTTCTCCTACGACGACCCCGCCTTGTGGGGGACGCCCCTGCGATTGTCTGGGAATTACGCGGACACCGCCGAGGGTTCCTCCAGGTCCTTGGCCCTTGAAAAACCATTTTCCGCCAGCGTAACACCCTTCGGATTTAAGACGTTGGGATCCTACGAAAAGAGCGACTCCCTCCTTTATGAAAAGGGATCTGAAGTGGCTCGCTTCACGCGCGAGGAACGGGAACTGGGAGGGCATTTTAAATTCTCCCGTGGGTCAACCGCCCTTCGCGTTCGGCGCTTGGGGTTCGGTTATCGTTTCCTTCACCGAGAACTTTTTGATGGGGAAAACGCCAACCGCCTTTCCGACGATTCCGTCTATCATCTTTTCGGACCGCACTTCGAATGGCAAAAAATGGCCTTCGTGACAGAAAACCACATTCGGCTTTATTCACGCGAGGAAGATTTTAATCTGGGCCCGGCTTTGGAGGGAAACGTAGGCATCTCCCAATCCCGCTGGAGCCGGGGAGCCCAAAACGCGACCTTCATTCAAACCCAGTTTTCCCAGGGGCATCTGTGGCGTCCGGGGCAATTCTGTTTGGCAACAATTCTAGGGAAGGCTCGTTATGAACAGGGATGGAAAGACACAGACACTCGCTTCGACCTCGAATATTACAATCGGATTCGGCCCTGGAGCACCTGGGCGGGCCGCGTATCCTGGGAACAAATCCTTAATCCGGACTCGGACTCCCAACTCCTTTTAGGAGGCGATTCGGGATTAAGGGGATACCCTCTAAACCAGTTTGCGGGGAATCGCCTTTTGGTGGCCAACATCGAAAACCGATTGTTCGTCGTGGACGAGGTCTTCAAACTTTTCGGGATCGGGGCCGTGGCCTTTGCCGACGTGGGTTACGCCTGGCCCCGAGGTACCGCCCCTGTGGTGGGGGATCTTCGCGCCGATTACGGCGCCGGCCTTCGTTTTCATCTCTCGCGAGCCAGTTTGGGACAGGTCATCCGTTTGGATGTGGCGTGGCCCACCCGTTCGACAGAAGGGAGCCGGTCCCCGGTCTACACCTTTGGGACAGGGCAGGTGTTTTAA
- a CDS encoding TetR/AcrR family transcriptional regulator, giving the protein MHFIVEQSKVKTILPKVMRAAVRLFVEKGIDGTTTKDIASKSGVSEGALYRHFKSKEDLAYHIFATHVNEFSHELTALINRELPGRAQLGAFVATAFKTYEEERDLFTYLILSEHRELDKFPSTFKHPGHVVVDLIKDGQTAKAFRPMDPFIGGSLILGGIIRICVVRYRQAIGHDLRKETEPVTESLWRALKN; this is encoded by the coding sequence ATGCACTTCATTGTGGAACAGTCTAAAGTTAAAACCATTTTGCCCAAGGTCATGCGGGCCGCTGTTCGCTTGTTTGTCGAAAAGGGAATTGATGGAACAACGACGAAAGACATCGCGTCCAAAAGCGGTGTTTCGGAAGGGGCTCTTTACCGACACTTTAAAAGTAAAGAGGACCTGGCCTACCATATTTTCGCCACACATGTGAATGAGTTCTCACATGAGTTGACAGCGCTTATTAACCGAGAATTGCCCGGCCGAGCCCAATTGGGCGCCTTTGTAGCGACCGCTTTTAAGACCTATGAAGAAGAAAGGGATTTGTTCACCTACCTTATCCTCTCAGAGCACAGGGAATTGGATAAATTCCCCTCCACGTTTAAACATCCAGGGCACGTGGTGGTGGACCTCATTAAAGATGGCCAAACCGCCAAAGCCTTTCGACCCATGGACCCCTTTATCGGGGGGTCTTTGATCCTGGGGGGAATCATTCGGATTTGTGTGGTTCGTTACCGTCAAGCAATTGGCCATGATTTACGCAAAGAGACAGAACCCGTCACGGAGTCCCTATGGCGCGCCCTAAAAAACTAA
- a CDS encoding DUF2339 domain-containing protein — translation MGAAFFVKYSIDHSWVSPLMRVMAGFVAGTGALLAGIHTHKRGYSVTGQTLGAAGCAILYANTFAAHALYGLLNAESAFAFMTLVTAVAFLLAIRMDSPYVAILGLLGGFLTPPLFSTGVDQALGLFSYVTLLDVGLVLVALRKRWMYLISAAALGTVLMQTGWAQQFFEASKMTTAASIVLWFAGLFAVARRMSEKTDPNDSHSLHSAGLLSLVAVVGMGFFALKNTAVAVQPTVPFSVLILSNILLAGLALRHEKFQGYHVLAGGISFFSLMMWTNQFLSPALLPHALLVILLLGGWHGAFAVILHRRGGSSTAVALGQIYPVILLIPVLLTLTRQTASPVFLWPVAFLLNGVTILAALTTGFFWALLGALGLSLLTASLWMGRLSSGDLPSLLLVIGGIAALFFGAGLWFLKRNERTNQEGSPKEQKAWALPPELADTLPALGCLLPFLLLGQAAVHLKLTNPAPVFGVGALLILLLLSLAIRRGARTGILVPMGLISMALLQFVWHRELFSLSDPWVVLPWYTGTLAVFLALPFLSKSFGALFESWMTSAAAGPILFFFLYKTYSTLFGTNTLGALPAGLAVLYSLSLWEIIRHPSESLPRKQTLLAAFGGVTLFFISLIFPLQFDREWITLGWALEGMALVWLFGRVPHPGLKVWGGTLLTIAFVRLAANPTVFAYHPRTGTPFFNWYLYAYGVTTVCLLLAARFWQTSAAEKGASSDETRPEISFRSGLNAMGIVLLFLLMNIQIADWFSTGTTLTFNLRGSLTQDMSYTLGWGLFGLALLVVGLWKDSLGARRASFALLAVTIGKLFLHDVWRLTLLYRAAAFVGLAVVLILSSFLYQRFLRGREEKKP, via the coding sequence ATGGGCGCTGCCTTTTTCGTCAAATACAGTATCGACCACAGTTGGGTGAGCCCGCTCATGCGGGTCATGGCCGGCTTCGTCGCTGGCACGGGGGCCCTCCTGGCGGGGATCCATACGCACAAACGCGGGTATTCTGTGACGGGGCAAACCTTGGGCGCTGCGGGATGCGCCATTCTTTACGCCAACACGTTTGCCGCCCACGCTCTTTATGGCCTTCTCAACGCTGAATCCGCCTTCGCTTTTATGACGCTCGTGACAGCGGTGGCCTTCCTTTTGGCCATCCGGATGGACTCCCCGTATGTGGCGATCTTGGGGCTCCTCGGAGGATTCTTGACCCCGCCCCTGTTTTCAACTGGGGTGGACCAAGCCCTGGGGCTGTTCAGTTACGTGACCCTCCTCGACGTGGGGTTGGTGTTGGTGGCTCTCCGAAAACGATGGATGTATTTGATCTCCGCCGCAGCCCTGGGGACCGTCCTCATGCAAACAGGGTGGGCCCAGCAGTTTTTTGAAGCTTCCAAAATGACCACCGCGGCCAGTATTGTTCTTTGGTTCGCCGGCCTCTTTGCCGTGGCACGCCGGATGTCGGAAAAAACCGATCCCAACGATTCCCATTCTCTTCATTCAGCGGGGCTTCTGTCTCTGGTCGCGGTCGTGGGGATGGGATTCTTCGCGCTCAAAAATACGGCGGTGGCCGTCCAGCCCACCGTTCCATTTTCCGTCTTGATCCTGAGCAACATCCTTTTGGCGGGATTGGCCCTTCGCCACGAAAAGTTCCAAGGCTACCATGTCCTGGCGGGAGGGATCTCGTTTTTCAGTCTGATGATGTGGACGAACCAGTTCTTGTCCCCCGCGCTCCTGCCGCACGCTCTCCTGGTCATCCTTCTTCTCGGCGGGTGGCACGGCGCGTTCGCCGTGATCCTCCATCGTCGAGGTGGATCGTCCACCGCTGTGGCCCTGGGCCAGATCTACCCGGTGATCCTCCTGATTCCCGTCCTCCTCACGTTGACCCGGCAAACAGCTTCTCCCGTGTTTCTTTGGCCTGTGGCGTTTCTCTTGAACGGCGTCACCATTTTGGCCGCCCTGACCACAGGATTTTTCTGGGCCCTGCTGGGCGCCCTAGGCCTCAGCCTCCTCACCGCGTCTCTCTGGATGGGCCGTCTTTCCTCGGGGGACTTACCAAGCCTCCTTCTGGTGATCGGCGGAATAGCGGCTCTGTTTTTTGGGGCCGGACTGTGGTTCCTGAAAAGGAACGAAAGAACAAACCAAGAAGGATCTCCAAAGGAACAAAAAGCTTGGGCGCTCCCACCAGAATTGGCGGACACCCTTCCCGCTTTGGGATGCCTTCTGCCTTTCTTGCTCCTGGGGCAAGCGGCTGTCCATCTCAAACTGACCAATCCAGCTCCTGTTTTCGGGGTGGGCGCTCTCTTAATCCTTTTGCTCCTCAGCCTTGCGATTCGGCGCGGCGCACGGACAGGGATCCTGGTCCCCATGGGTCTGATCAGTATGGCCCTGCTTCAATTCGTCTGGCATAGAGAACTCTTTTCTCTCAGCGATCCGTGGGTCGTGTTGCCTTGGTACACAGGAACGTTGGCTGTCTTTTTAGCTTTACCTTTTCTTTCCAAATCGTTTGGGGCCCTGTTCGAATCCTGGATGACCTCCGCCGCCGCAGGCCCCATCCTTTTCTTCTTTCTATACAAAACCTATTCCACCCTTTTCGGAACGAACACCCTAGGGGCCTTGCCAGCCGGATTGGCCGTCCTTTACTCCCTCTCTTTGTGGGAAATCATTCGCCATCCCTCGGAGAGCCTTCCTCGAAAACAAACCCTTCTGGCCGCGTTCGGGGGCGTCACCCTCTTCTTTATCAGCCTTATTTTTCCCCTCCAATTCGATCGGGAGTGGATTACTCTGGGATGGGCCCTGGAAGGGATGGCCCTGGTGTGGCTTTTCGGTCGGGTCCCTCACCCCGGACTGAAAGTGTGGGGAGGGACATTGCTCACCATCGCCTTTGTGCGGTTGGCCGCCAACCCCACCGTTTTCGCCTACCATCCTCGTACGGGAACACCTTTCTTCAACTGGTATCTGTATGCGTATGGCGTTACAACGGTGTGCCTGTTGCTCGCGGCCCGCTTTTGGCAAACCTCGGCTGCGGAGAAGGGGGCGTCTTCGGACGAAACAAGGCCCGAAATTTCCTTCCGGTCAGGATTGAACGCCATGGGGATTGTCCTTCTATTCTTGCTCATGAACATTCAAATCGCCGATTGGTTTAGCACCGGGACCACCCTCACCTTTAACCTGCGGGGCTCCCTCACGCAAGACATGAGCTATACCTTGGGATGGGGTCTCTTCGGCCTTGCCCTTTTAGTGGTCGGCCTTTGGAAAGACTCCCTCGGCGCGCGTCGCGCGAGTTTTGCCTTGCTCGCTGTCACGATTGGGAAACTCTTTCTCCACGATGTGTGGCGACTGACCCTTCTGTATCGCGCGGCAGCTTTTGTTGGGCTGGCGGTGGTTCTCATTCTTTCCTCTTTCCTTTATCAACGGTTCCTTCGGGGCCGGGAGGAGAAGAAACCATGA
- the ruvB gene encoding Holliday junction branch migration DNA helicase RuvB, whose protein sequence is MEEDERTLTQNPLPEDATLDFTLRPQSLDEFVGQDKLKKNLKVFIQAAQKRKEALDHCLFSAPPGLGKTTLAHIIAKELNVGLRQTSGPVLERVGDLAALLTSLKEGDIFFIDEIHRLNHTVEEALYPAMEDFSLDIIIGQGPSAKTIKLPLPRFTLVGATTRAGLLTGPLRERFGIIANLDYYDEADLAAIVTRSSRLLNAPIEPEAAREVSHRSRGTPRIANRLLRRVRDFADVEAGGRVTHAVARRGLDALEVDQAGLDPIDRKILMALITKFGGGPVGADTVAVAVSEQRDTLEDVYEPFLIKAGFLARTPRGRVAMPLAYEHLGLPLPAPPLQPSLFGQ, encoded by the coding sequence ATGGAAGAAGACGAACGGACGCTCACGCAAAACCCTTTACCGGAAGACGCGACGTTGGACTTTACCCTTCGTCCCCAAAGTTTGGACGAATTTGTCGGTCAGGACAAGCTTAAAAAAAATCTGAAGGTGTTTATTCAAGCGGCTCAGAAACGAAAAGAAGCTTTGGACCATTGTCTCTTTTCAGCCCCGCCGGGATTGGGAAAAACCACGTTGGCGCACATTATCGCGAAAGAATTAAACGTGGGTCTTCGTCAAACCTCAGGGCCCGTGTTGGAACGGGTGGGGGACTTGGCGGCGCTTTTGACAAGCCTTAAAGAGGGCGACATTTTTTTTATTGATGAGATCCACCGGTTGAACCATACGGTGGAGGAAGCCCTTTATCCGGCCATGGAAGATTTTTCTCTGGACATCATTATTGGACAGGGGCCCTCCGCTAAAACGATCAAATTGCCACTGCCCCGATTCACCCTGGTGGGAGCGACGACGCGGGCGGGTCTCTTAACGGGCCCCCTGCGCGAGCGGTTTGGGATCATTGCGAATCTGGACTATTACGATGAAGCGGACTTGGCGGCCATTGTCACCCGTTCGAGCCGTTTGTTGAATGCACCCATTGAACCCGAGGCCGCTCGGGAAGTCTCCCACCGATCGCGCGGCACCCCGCGCATCGCCAACCGCCTTCTCCGGCGGGTCCGGGATTTTGCCGATGTGGAGGCGGGGGGGCGGGTGACCCACGCGGTGGCCCGTCGTGGCCTGGACGCTTTGGAGGTAGACCAGGCGGGGTTGGACCCTATCGACCGAAAAATCTTGATGGCGTTGATCACGAAATTCGGTGGGGGCCCGGTGGGGGCCGATACAGTGGCGGTAGCGGTCAGTGAACAGCGTGACACCTTAGAAGATGTCTACGAACCTTTTTTGATTAAGGCGGGTTTCCTCGCTCGCACTCCCCGGGGCCGTGTGGCGATGCCTTTGGCGTATGAACACCTTGGCTTGCCTCTCCCCGCCCCGCCTCTCCAGCCTAGCCTGTTCGGACAATGA
- a CDS encoding SpoIID/LytB domain-containing protein, with the protein MIPSVFRTQRAVLALICTLGLISPVLGARSPLVRIGLMDQESSVTLGPGDFRLLGESPRQTKRYKTQTKIQLSSKGFIIGKKSWGPKIFVSPTERSGTVVINKRVYRGQIELTRKGAGIRVVNILSVEDYVRGVLQMETSDKWPEQSLKAQAVISRTYGLRNRGRHGRSGYDLCSKPHCQVYGGVAAERKKTDTAVEQTRGEVLVDRKRHLVSTVFHSSCGGSTESAENVWEHGGAPHLKAARCSWCKSNPYAHWVARVPYDLVWSRLKAAGVDVGHIRAIGVLSHTPSGRVYKLRLYGDQGKMDLLANKFRTVVDPRLIRSTLWTGISKRNGAWQIHGRGWGHGVGVCQWGMKGQADKGRSYGDILRTYYHHVKVVDWNE; encoded by the coding sequence ATGATCCCCTCTGTTTTTCGGACGCAACGCGCCGTTCTGGCGCTGATCTGCACGTTGGGATTGATCTCTCCGGTTTTAGGCGCCCGTTCCCCCTTGGTTCGGATTGGGCTCATGGATCAGGAATCGTCCGTGACATTGGGACCAGGGGACTTTCGTTTATTGGGGGAGTCCCCCCGGCAGACAAAACGGTATAAAACCCAAACCAAAATTCAATTATCTTCCAAGGGATTTATAATTGGAAAGAAGTCTTGGGGTCCGAAAATTTTTGTCTCTCCCACCGAACGGTCGGGTACCGTTGTGATCAATAAACGGGTCTACCGTGGCCAGATCGAACTGACCCGGAAGGGGGCTGGCATTCGCGTGGTCAACATCCTTTCCGTTGAAGACTATGTGCGTGGGGTTTTACAAATGGAAACGTCGGACAAATGGCCGGAGCAATCGCTGAAGGCGCAGGCGGTCATCAGCCGGACCTATGGACTTCGCAACAGGGGCCGCCATGGCCGATCCGGATATGATTTGTGTTCGAAACCCCATTGCCAAGTGTATGGGGGTGTCGCCGCCGAACGCAAAAAGACCGATACCGCAGTGGAGCAGACCCGGGGGGAAGTTTTGGTGGATCGGAAAAGACATTTAGTGAGTACCGTGTTTCATTCCAGTTGTGGTGGGTCAACGGAGTCTGCGGAAAACGTGTGGGAACACGGCGGGGCTCCCCATCTTAAAGCGGCTCGATGTTCCTGGTGTAAGTCCAACCCCTACGCCCATTGGGTGGCCCGGGTTCCTTACGATTTGGTTTGGTCTCGGCTGAAAGCCGCGGGTGTTGATGTGGGACACATTCGAGCGATCGGTGTTTTGAGTCATACGCCTTCTGGACGGGTGTACAAATTGAGGCTCTATGGAGACCAGGGGAAAATGGACCTTCTGGCCAATAAGTTCCGAACCGTTGTTGATCCCCGGCTCATTCGGAGCACGTTATGGACCGGAATCTCGAAACGGAATGGGGCCTGGCAGATCCATGGTCGGGGATGGGGTCATGGGGTCGGTGTTTGCCAATGGGGAATGAAGGGGCAAGCGGACAAAGGAAGGTCTTACGGAGATATCCTCCGAACCTATTACCATCATGTGAAGGTGGTCGATTGGAACGAGTAA
- a CDS encoding pirin family protein, whose product MKTQTDSNVSIRRAKDRFHTRMDWLDSWHSFSFGSHYSPDNTHHGLLLVSNDDIILPGTGFMTHPHQDMEIVTWVLEGEIEHRDSEGNQGVITPGLAQRISAGTGIWHSEMNPSSTKPVRLIQMWVPPDTRKIQPSYEQLDISRDLAGGGLVPVASGNPKGAIAIRQKGATLWAARLSPGKGVLVPEAKFSHLFVAKGEVHLENAGTLAQGDSVRLMDMDQQKVVGGVPGAEILIWETGRWG is encoded by the coding sequence ATGAAAACCCAAACGGATTCTAACGTATCCATTCGCCGAGCCAAAGACCGGTTTCACACCCGGATGGATTGGCTGGATTCTTGGCACAGTTTTAGTTTTGGGTCCCATTACAGTCCCGACAACACCCATCACGGACTTCTCTTGGTATCCAACGATGACATCATTCTGCCAGGTACCGGGTTTATGACCCATCCGCACCAGGACATGGAAATTGTGACCTGGGTTTTGGAAGGGGAAATCGAACACCGGGACTCGGAAGGAAACCAGGGGGTGATCACCCCTGGTTTGGCCCAGCGGATAAGCGCAGGCACAGGAATTTGGCATTCGGAAATGAATCCCAGTTCCACTAAACCCGTGCGGCTTATTCAAATGTGGGTGCCACCGGATACGCGGAAAATTCAACCTTCCTACGAGCAACTGGACATTTCTCGGGACCTCGCTGGGGGAGGGCTGGTCCCGGTGGCGTCAGGAAATCCCAAAGGCGCCATCGCCATTCGCCAAAAAGGAGCGACTCTCTGGGCGGCACGCCTCTCCCCAGGGAAAGGTGTTTTAGTCCCAGAAGCTAAATTTTCCCACCTGTTTGTCGCGAAGGGGGAAGTCCATTTGGAAAACGCCGGAACGCTTGCCCAGGGAGATTCGGTTCGTCTCATGGATATGGATCAACAAAAGGTTGTGGGGGGTGTCCCGGGGGCTGAAATATTAATCTGGGAGACCGGAAGATGGGGATAA
- a CDS encoding YebC/PmpR family DNA-binding transcriptional regulator, giving the protein MSGHSRWAGIKHKKGALDAKKGKVFTRIVRELTIAARTGGGLPENNPRLRKAIEDGRAANMPFDNVKKAIQRGTGEIPGMTFEEVSYEGYGPGGAAVFFTGTTDNRNRTSSEIRKVFSSHGGNLGESGCVAWMFQSKGQLIIEKSVWQDEDKLMTVALEAGAEDIKSDDPEIFQVLTAPADFEKVKAALEAAGVPLNSSEITLLPSTTVTLKDGAARQMEGLMEELENHDDVKDVYTNGDIEAGGEG; this is encoded by the coding sequence ATGTCCGGTCACAGCCGATGGGCAGGGATTAAACACAAAAAAGGGGCGTTGGACGCCAAAAAAGGGAAAGTGTTCACACGCATCGTCCGAGAACTCACCATTGCGGCGCGAACCGGGGGCGGGCTCCCGGAAAATAACCCCCGGCTTCGGAAAGCCATTGAAGACGGTCGGGCCGCCAACATGCCCTTTGATAATGTGAAGAAGGCCATCCAGCGGGGAACCGGCGAAATCCCGGGCATGACTTTTGAGGAAGTGAGCTACGAGGGGTATGGGCCTGGTGGAGCCGCCGTTTTCTTTACGGGGACGACCGATAACAGGAACCGGACCAGTTCGGAAATCCGAAAAGTTTTTTCCTCCCATGGGGGGAATTTGGGTGAATCCGGGTGTGTGGCGTGGATGTTTCAGTCCAAGGGTCAACTGATCATCGAAAAATCGGTTTGGCAAGACGAAGACAAATTGATGACCGTCGCCCTGGAGGCCGGGGCCGAAGATATTAAGTCCGATGACCCGGAGATTTTTCAGGTTCTCACGGCTCCCGCTGATTTCGAGAAAGTGAAAGCCGCCCTTGAGGCCGCTGGGGTTCCCCTTAATTCATCGGAAATTACTCTTCTTCCTTCCACCACGGTGACTCTGAAAGACGGGGCGGCCCGACAGATGGAAGGATTAATGGAAGAGCTCGAAAACCACGACGACGTTAAGGACGTTTACACCAACGGCGATATTGAAGCCGGGGGTGAGGGTTAG
- a CDS encoding DUF2784 family protein: protein MFWKLTADFVAFIHALCVLFMLLGPLWGWRRPFWRGTHLALLFVAVVLWSFYCPLTVVENLLRSHYDPSVGYQRGFLEHLSPIIDLENHGSLIAWAIRGWLVLWSVIYGILWVREARGHSFPSRTSN from the coding sequence GTGTTCTGGAAACTTACCGCAGATTTCGTTGCTTTCATTCACGCCCTGTGTGTGCTGTTTATGTTGTTGGGACCTTTGTGGGGGTGGCGAAGACCGTTCTGGCGGGGGACTCATCTGGCTCTTTTGTTTGTGGCCGTGGTGTTGTGGAGTTTTTATTGTCCGTTAACCGTTGTTGAAAATCTATTGCGCAGTCATTATGATCCCAGCGTGGGGTATCAACGGGGGTTTTTGGAACACCTTAGCCCGATCATTGATCTGGAGAATCACGGTTCGTTGATCGCCTGGGCCATACGCGGTTGGTTGGTGCTGTGGTCCGTGATCTATGGGATCCTGTGGGTGAGGGAAGCCCGCGGTCATTCTTTCCCATCCCGGACCTCGAACTAA
- the ruvC gene encoding crossover junction endodeoxyribonuclease RuvC encodes MKVLGVDPGLGTVGWAVLEADGRESYRVWGYGVIETPKGRPLAERVLFLARGLREIVARECPTLAAVEDLFIAKNSRTAASVGHGRGAILLTLAELGLPIHEYNPRQVKMALTGYGAADKSQMQTMVQRLLRLKTIPKPDDAADALAIALCHINSASYMAGVTA; translated from the coding sequence TTGAAAGTCCTGGGTGTCGATCCCGGCCTCGGGACAGTGGGCTGGGCGGTCTTGGAAGCGGACGGGCGGGAATCCTACCGTGTGTGGGGCTATGGGGTAATTGAAACTCCCAAAGGTCGGCCCTTGGCAGAGCGGGTGTTGTTTTTGGCCCGTGGGTTGCGGGAGATCGTTGCGCGGGAGTGCCCAACCCTAGCCGCGGTGGAAGACCTTTTTATTGCCAAAAACAGTCGTACCGCCGCTTCGGTGGGGCATGGCCGGGGAGCTATTCTTCTCACCCTGGCCGAGCTCGGGTTACCCATTCATGAATACAATCCTCGTCAAGTGAAAATGGCCCTCACCGGGTATGGTGCCGCGGACAAATCCCAAATGCAAACGATGGTCCAGCGCCTTCTTCGTTTAAAAACCATTCCCAAACCCGACGACGCGGCGGACGCGTTGGCCATTGCCCTGTGTCACATCAATAGTGCTTCCTATATGGCTGGGGTGACCGCGTGA
- the queA gene encoding tRNA preQ1(34) S-adenosylmethionine ribosyltransferase-isomerase QueA: MGNEGASGQRKVLRRYPPNLLPSCEGGRLERVRPHRSDSFLGFPQIPQDRIAQTPLPKRDQARLLVLNRKDGSRTHRVFSDLPHYLTGGDVLVLNDVRVLPARLFGKKPTGGRMTVLLLARFPGEGAERWTALVTPRPRVGTEILFPEGLHGCVVGECPDGEWELSFSEPVGPDLERRGQMPLPPYIKRSPDGTAADREAYQTVYSAPSEAEGEGPLPQGAVAAPTAGLHFTPELLERVKQMGVHVKFLTLWVGWGTFRPISTEDYRAHHMLTEPYRIPPETAMAVRLARAEGKKVWAVGTTAVRALESATTPDGVLLPGVGAASLYITPGYQFRSIDRLLTNFHMPGHTPLLLAAAFAGLDPLRESYVEALAQGYRFLSYGDAMAVL; encoded by the coding sequence ATGGGGAATGAAGGGGCAAGCGGACAAAGGAAGGTCTTACGGAGATATCCTCCGAACCTATTACCATCATGTGAAGGTGGTCGATTGGAACGAGTAAGGCCCCATCGTTCCGACTCCTTTTTGGGTTTCCCACAGATCCCCCAGGACCGTATTGCCCAAACCCCCCTCCCCAAACGGGATCAGGCTCGTTTGCTGGTTCTCAACCGAAAGGACGGGTCCCGGACCCACCGGGTTTTTTCGGATTTGCCTCACTATTTGACTGGGGGGGATGTCCTGGTATTAAATGACGTTCGCGTTCTCCCGGCGCGCCTTTTCGGTAAAAAACCAACGGGCGGGCGAATGACGGTGTTGCTCCTGGCCCGGTTTCCGGGCGAAGGGGCTGAACGATGGACGGCTTTGGTGACGCCTCGCCCGCGGGTGGGAACCGAGATTTTATTCCCTGAGGGGCTTCACGGGTGCGTGGTGGGCGAATGTCCCGATGGGGAATGGGAACTTTCGTTTTCTGAACCAGTGGGTCCCGACTTGGAACGACGGGGGCAGATGCCTCTTCCCCCCTATATCAAACGTTCTCCCGATGGCACCGCCGCGGATCGAGAAGCCTATCAAACTGTCTATTCCGCGCCCAGCGAAGCGGAAGGAGAGGGGCCCTTGCCCCAGGGCGCCGTGGCCGCCCCGACCGCGGGCCTGCATTTTACCCCCGAACTCTTGGAGAGGGTTAAACAGATGGGTGTCCACGTCAAGTTTTTAACCCTCTGGGTGGGGTGGGGAACTTTCCGTCCCATTTCAACGGAAGATTACCGAGCCCATCACATGCTCACGGAACCCTATCGGATCCCACCCGAAACAGCCATGGCTGTTCGCCTGGCCCGGGCGGAGGGGAAAAAAGTGTGGGCGGTGGGAACCACCGCGGTGCGCGCCCTCGAATCCGCCACCACGCCGGACGGTGTGCTTCTTCCTGGGGTGGGCGCCGCCTCTCTTTACATTACGCCAGGGTATCAATTCCGTTCCATCGATCGCCTTCTCACAAATTTCCATATGCCCGGCCATACGCCGCTCCTCCTGGCCGCCGCCTTCGCCGGGCTGGACCCCCTCCGCGAATCCTACGTTGAAGCACTCGCCCAAGGCTACCGATTCCTCTCCTACGGCGACGCCATGGCTGTTTTATAA